The region AAGAATGTTGAGCATTACAGTCGCCCCAACAGCTATTCCAGCCAGCTCTCCCACCTGTAAGGTTAACATGATCACTTTCAACATGGAAATCgattttcttaaaaaagaaatgataaatttacAGTGTAAAGACAAACATACGGCACGGGTGTCGGTGGCAACGGCGGTGACGACGAAGAGAAGATTAAAAGTAATGAGGAACTCGAGTGCGAAAGCTTGTCCATGGCTGACGGAGGGGACAGTAACGCCACCAGACATGAAGGGATGGAAGACTCCCTTTAGAGCGAAAGAAGCGCAAATTGAGGCCGAAACTTGAGCTGCTATGTAGGCTGGAACCTGAGTCCAGGGGAAATGACGGCAGGCGGCAAATGCAATGGTGAGGGAAGGGTTAAGATGAGCCCCAGAGATGTGTCCGGTGGATAAAATTATTATCATCACGGCCAGGCCTGCGCATGCGGCGTTTCCGAGCAGTGTTTCGGCTCCCGAATACTTTTGGTTCACTATAGGTCCCGCTGTTGCCGCAAAAATTAGGATGAAGGTTCCCACAAATTCTGCCCCCAGCTGcatgatataatataatataatataatataaatccATACATCATTCTAACTTGTACTACTCAAATGTATAAACCAGCTCCATGTAGGAAGGTAATTATAACCAATTTGTCTcagtataaaatatattttttgtttgataaattttcttaaaaattgttTTCAGAGAGAAGCAATTTCTTTATTTAACTATATTATCACTTAATCATAAACAGTATtaaagcttttatttaattttaaaaatcattattaaaataaaatttagatattaataatttactttatatatgttattaaatataaatacgcatgtctaataatatttttatttgggaATGAACTCATTACTCTGGAagtcaaattcataaaaatagtttatataaatataaaaatcattttcaccGAAACAAAACGCATCTTATAGAATAATGGAAGTCAGCAAAAATGAAGGTTTTCGCTCAAGTGGCCCCATGCTTCGGCGTTTAAATAATGCAACTAAACGCTAGACAGCTATTTGACGTTATAATCTCTTCAATTATattaccatttcaatttaataataattaaaaaaactctCAAGTGAAGTGAGAAAGAGAGGGCGGTGGCGCACCTTTCGGGTAAGGGATACGTCAGGTGCAGGGAAGTCGGTGAAGCATGTGTGAGGTTGACCCCACGTTGGGGCAGTCACCGGAAAGCATTTGCATCGAGGCATTGACTTCCGATCATATGACAGTGAATCCACCCTCATGGAATTGAACAGCGGTCCACCTGGCGTTCCCGGAGTTGCCGGTGCCGATGCCGTTGGGGTTGCAGTCTCCTCGTCGggcattttttttcttcttcagtaAAACAatctttttttggattttttttttttttagaattgatATTTGATGGTAGCTAAGAGAAACGACTCTTACATGATTTGACGGCTTTTATAAAGGTGTAGCTACACGATTCTTTTAATCTTGTCCACGACCACTAAGAATCAAGAACAATAATATTTAACAAATTCTATGGATACATTCTACTATATAACTACTGATCCtttacctcttttttttttttttttctttttttgggggtTTGTAATTGAAGAGATGGAAACACTATATTACATGCTGTGCAGGCTTTTTTAAATGCTTGGCTAAGGAATAGGAGGGATGGAGGTAGCCAGATTACAAACTACAACTAGCTAGATAGATAAACGCAAAGCTTCAACCACTTGCATAGAAACAAAATatctgggtttttttttctttttcttttgaataggATTTGAACAGGGAAAGTCGAAACTTACATGCTTGAAATGTTTTTATAAAGGCAGAGTTAAGGAAGAGTGAAAACGATCCGATCCAGCTTCAAAATGAAAGACAATAGAAAGCTATAGAACAAAGGCAAGTTGGTGATCAAATAAGAAGAATACAGTAAAAGAAGGCAAACCCAGAGTTTGGAGATCAGAGATGAAGAGGACGAGGGAATGAACTTAGTTGAGAGGGTGATGAATTGATGGGATAAATCATAAATGCAATTCACTACATATATATAACACAGATCGAGGTTGTCTAGGGtttccatattttatatttttttcagaaAAGTCAATGTACATCCAATTATTTTGCTAGAGTCACCGCTCCCTTCACATCACAGACTACCTCACCACCCTTAGATCGGATCTATAACACTGGATAAAGTTAGGTCAAATCCTGTCATTAGACCTGTACTTTGTTtaagttatagatttagtatTTGTatcttaatttaatcattttcagtCCCTATATTTtcagaatttgaaaattttagttctaatcaaataataattattaaattcattaagttaagttatgttgtttttaaattttgatgtgtcaaacatattatcacattgtaatgttatatatgtttgttattttcacatattactcacaaaaaaccaattaataaatttaacgatGGTTGTTTgcattaataccaaaattttgaaattaaaaaatatagctACTAAGAATAATTCAATTAGTGAACgtggactaaatctataactttacgCATAGTACAAATctaatgacataatttaaccaaacaaattaaTTGTTACCATTGgattaggactaaaattttaaaattcaaaaaagtacaagaactaaaatttatcaaattaaagtacaggTACTAATCCACAATTTATACAAAGTATAAAGTCTAATAGCAAAAGCTGACAACTTAAGTTTTCTGATTCAAAATTCACATAACTTTCGACTCGGTTAACCATTTTTTATTCCGTTTTCACCAGAATACTCACTACTTCACAATCTAGCGTTtgacataattttaaacaaagtgaCCAAGGTTTTCTTCCTCCCCTTCACTTTGGCCTAAACTTACTATAACATTATCTACCtatttttgtttcgtttttacACTTCTAGCAAGTTAGAAAGCATCTCCTAATCATTTTCCATCCAAAAACATACACATTTCGCTTAATTTAATAAGCTTGCATCAATATCCTTTAATGACAACTTTTAAACacttgataaaaaaaaagactattggtacatatatgtaaaacaaGCTTCAAAGATTTAAAAtctatgaaaattttgaagaaaaacataCCTTATATGGAGAAAATATGGTGtagaaattcttttttttcttcttttcttgctaGGCACCAATATGAAGAGAAAGATGATAAAAGTCTCATCATCTTTTctcttctttatatatatatatataatgatattacttataaataatattattttaagtaaaataataaaatatattatttaataaaaatgtcaTTCAAAAGTCATCATGAGTAATTTAACTTCTTCAAGAacaatttccttttgtttttatcaagaataaattttttaatattattcttaatactataaaaatattggaggggcctacttatatttttaggaggactataatatatatacaaagggGAAAGCTGCAAAAATCTTAAACCTTGGGGAACCTACTTATATTTTTGGGAGGGCCA is a window of Gossypium hirsutum isolate 1008001.06 chromosome D08, Gossypium_hirsutum_v2.1, whole genome shotgun sequence DNA encoding:
- the LOC107912143 gene encoding probable aquaporin NIP5-1, with the protein product MPDEETATPTASAPATPGTPGGPLFNSMRVDSLSYDRKSMPRCKCFPVTAPTWGQPHTCFTDFPAPDVSLTRKLGAEFVGTFILIFAATAGPIVNQKYSGAETLLGNAACAGLAVMIIILSTGHISGAHLNPSLTIAFAACRHFPWTQVPAYIAAQVSASICASFALKGVFHPFMSGGVTVPSVSHGQAFALEFLITFNLLFVVTAVATDTRAVGELAGIAVGATVMLNILVAGPSSGGSMNPVRTLGPAVAAGNYRALWIYLIAPTLGAVIGSATYTLVKLREDEVDAPRQVRSFRR